A stretch of Spirochaetota bacterium DNA encodes these proteins:
- a CDS encoding SDR family oxidoreductase, whose protein sequence is MNLHLENKIAVITAASKGLGKAVASELSKEGALCVICSRDSNLLHKTAEEIMSQTGNKVIAYPCDVTNPDDIAELKDAVLKEYGRVDILFTNAGGPPAGFIQNFSPDDYRKAIELNCISAINLIYAFLPLMQTHKYGRIIASTSITVKQPIDNLVLSNVSRVGVIAFVKSIANQYGKYNITANAIAPGYILTDRLKTLIELKAQQENITYEKALAAFAAEIPLQRIGMPEEFASLVAFLASEKAGYINGQTILIDGGMYKGLM, encoded by the coding sequence ATGAACCTGCACCTTGAAAATAAGATAGCTGTTATAACAGCAGCAAGTAAAGGGTTAGGAAAAGCCGTTGCATCTGAGTTATCTAAGGAAGGGGCGTTATGTGTAATATGCTCGCGCGATAGTAACCTATTACACAAAACCGCAGAAGAAATAATGTCACAAACCGGCAACAAAGTCATTGCATATCCGTGCGATGTGACCAACCCTGATGATATTGCTGAACTTAAAGATGCAGTACTAAAAGAGTATGGCAGAGTTGATATACTCTTTACAAATGCAGGAGGTCCACCAGCAGGTTTTATCCAAAATTTTTCACCTGATGATTACCGAAAGGCTATTGAGCTTAATTGCATTAGTGCAATTAACCTTATATATGCCTTTCTTCCCCTCATGCAAACACACAAGTATGGCCGTATTATTGCATCAACTTCAATTACAGTAAAACAGCCCATTGATAATTTAGTACTTTCAAATGTATCGCGAGTGGGAGTTATTGCATTTGTAAAAAGCATTGCCAATCAATACGGTAAATACAATATTACTGCAAATGCGATAGCTCCGGGATACATCCTCACTGATCGCCTCAAAACACTTATTGAACTTAAAGCCCAGCAAGAAAATATCACCTATGAGAAAGCATTAGCAGCTTTTGCAGCAGAAATACCGTTGCAGCGCATAGGAATGCCAGAAGAATTTGCTTCACTGGTGGCTTTCTTAGCCTCAGAAAAAGCTGGCTACATCAACGGACAAACAATACTAATAGATGGGGGAATGTATAAAGGTTTGATGTAG